One genomic region from Halorussus rarus encodes:
- a CDS encoding SPW repeat domain-containing protein: MSTDDDSAYDDEAYDTDDETYEQEAYDDEAYNDDNSSAKWSSAAVALLGLWLVVVPTFFWEAVGADFWNDLIVGAAIVALAAYSYYESSDEDLGGGTWASALNALLGLWMVVAPFVWGVDELLFWNDVAVGALVAVVAGYAAFASGEATAGLGTEQRT, from the coding sequence ATGAGCACTGACGACGATTCAGCGTACGACGACGAGGCGTACGACACCGACGACGAGACTTACGAACAAGAGGCGTACGACGACGAGGCGTACAACGATGACAACAGCAGCGCGAAGTGGTCGTCGGCAGCAGTCGCGCTGCTCGGACTGTGGCTGGTCGTCGTGCCGACGTTCTTCTGGGAGGCGGTCGGCGCGGACTTCTGGAACGACCTCATCGTCGGCGCGGCCATCGTCGCGCTAGCGGCGTACAGCTACTACGAGTCGTCCGACGAGGACCTCGGCGGCGGCACGTGGGCGAGTGCGCTGAACGCGCTGCTGGGCCTCTGGATGGTCGTCGCGCCGTTCGTCTGGGGCGTCGACGAGCTGCTGTTCTGGAACGACGTCGCGGTCGGCGCGCTCGTCGCCGTCGTCGCGGGCTACGCCGCGTTCGCCAGCGGCGAGGCGACCGCGGGCCTCGGAACGGAACAGCGAACGTAA
- the rnhB gene encoding ribonuclease HII, translated as MFGVDEAGKGPVLGSMFAAAVRVPNPDALPEGIADSKRLSPERREELAAEIRADDRVAVGVAEIPVARIDGDDDMNTLTVAAHAEAIAEVVDESAEPLAGIADAGDTSEARFARRVADRVSADLDLTAEHGADDEHAVVGAASVVAKVERDAHVAAVADRYAAEYGAALGDLGSGYPSDPTTREFLESFVAEHGRLPDCARRSWSTCEDVLAEAAQSGLGDF; from the coding sequence GTGTTCGGAGTAGACGAGGCGGGGAAGGGTCCGGTGCTGGGGTCGATGTTCGCGGCGGCGGTCCGGGTGCCGAATCCCGACGCGCTCCCCGAGGGCATCGCCGACTCGAAGCGGCTCTCGCCCGAGCGCCGCGAGGAACTGGCGGCCGAGATCCGGGCGGACGACCGGGTCGCGGTCGGCGTGGCCGAGATCCCGGTCGCGCGCATCGACGGCGACGACGACATGAACACCCTGACCGTGGCGGCCCACGCCGAGGCCATCGCCGAAGTTGTTGACGAGAGCGCCGAGCCGCTGGCGGGCATCGCCGACGCGGGCGACACCAGCGAGGCGCGGTTCGCCCGCCGGGTCGCCGACCGGGTGTCCGCCGACCTCGACCTGACCGCCGAGCACGGCGCCGACGACGAGCACGCCGTGGTCGGCGCGGCCAGCGTCGTCGCCAAGGTCGAGCGCGACGCCCACGTCGCCGCGGTGGCCGACCGGTACGCCGCCGAGTACGGCGCCGCGCTCGGCGACCTCGGGTCGGGGTATCCGAGCGACCCGACGACGCGGGAGTTCCTCGAGTCGTTCGTGGCCGAGCACGGCCGGCTTCCGGACTGCGCCCGGCGGAGCTGGTCGACCTGCGAGGACGTGCTGGCCGAGGCGGCCCAGTCGGGGCTCGGCGACTTCTAG
- the secF gene encoding protein translocase subunit SecF translates to MVAFEVPEVDYTQYSNRQLAAIPLAVLAVALLVIVGWYVFTGAPVRLGMEFTGGTELRVQTATPASQIPAQFDSEVSVTPVRTADDTYIVTFPPTAENIAQQARNNLQPVGGQSAADMVKSVQGTSASFGRQTQDLALMGIGLAFVGMSVLVFLMFRSFVPSIAVVISAFSDIAIPVAVMNIVGIPLSLGTVAALLMLIGYSVDSDILLNNHILRRSGDFYESTRRAMRTGVTMTVTSLSAMAVMSVVAWIFGIDLLASIGIVLVLGLATDLMNTYMLNLSLLRWYKYEGVSR, encoded by the coding sequence ATGGTAGCGTTCGAAGTGCCGGAGGTGGACTACACCCAGTACTCCAACCGGCAGTTGGCGGCGATTCCGCTCGCGGTCCTCGCCGTCGCACTGCTGGTCATCGTCGGGTGGTACGTCTTCACCGGTGCGCCGGTACGGCTCGGCATGGAGTTCACCGGCGGCACGGAACTCCGCGTCCAGACCGCCACGCCCGCGTCCCAGATCCCCGCACAGTTCGACTCCGAGGTGTCGGTCACGCCGGTTCGGACCGCCGACGACACGTACATCGTGACGTTCCCGCCCACGGCGGAGAACATCGCCCAACAGGCGCGAAACAACTTGCAGCCGGTCGGGGGCCAGTCCGCGGCCGACATGGTGAAGTCGGTCCAGGGGACCTCCGCCAGCTTCGGCCGGCAGACCCAGGACCTCGCGCTGATGGGTATCGGCCTGGCGTTCGTCGGCATGAGCGTCCTCGTGTTCCTGATGTTCCGGTCGTTCGTCCCCTCCATCGCGGTGGTAATCTCGGCGTTCAGCGACATCGCGATCCCGGTCGCGGTGATGAACATCGTCGGCATCCCCCTCTCGCTGGGGACGGTCGCGGCCCTCCTGATGCTTATCGGATACTCGGTCGACTCCGACATCCTGCTGAACAACCACATCCTGCGCCGGTCGGGCGACTTCTACGAGTCGACCCGCCGAGCGATGCGGACCGGCGTGACGATGACCGTCACCTCGCTGTCTGCGATGGCCGTGATGTCCGTCGTCGCGTGGATATTCGGTATCGACCTGCTGGCCTCCATCGGCATCGTGCTGGTGCTCGGGCTGGCGACCGACCTGATGAACACCTACATGCTCAACCTGAGCCTGCTCCGCTGGTACAAGTACGAGGGGGTATCTCGATAG
- a CDS encoding PKD domain-containing protein, whose translation MNSDTTPQRSTRTLAVVLAALTVLSTVGGVASAAGATSLSVSPAESQIAPGETTTVEVVLDDADGGVGAGQIGVEVGDSSVATVVDVSAGNDPGSASPSIADDGSAASALYAFDDTADTGAVTVLTVTLQGQSAGSTDLSIVSPAEAGGVDQILDFADEQGGTYELGELGTATVTVQAAEAPADFQLSNLAVASPATQGDSVDVTATVDNAGDAGGTQTVSLSVDGTQVDSQDVTLAGGASQQVGFAVETSDLSVGQHAVELSTENDTASGSLTVEASDDQPAPTGELDVTQSADGPVAPGGTVSMTVEVNATGVSAPVLDVDLPDGWTVQGQTAEGNASFADNSTEWIWFADDVDQTYTVEYAVSVPADAAEGEYTVTASASGIDEADQEVTDSTQTTVTVAQQPVNQAPTADAGADQTVEAGDSVSLDASGSSDPDGDDLTYEWTQTAGPDAALTGADSASPGFTAPDVDAATDLTFEVTVTDATGATATDAVSVTVQPDQTAPAGATAVGISPADADVMVGESATFDVVVENADAGVGAYSITVSVDDPETASIAGVQPLNDPMFQETTVAADGSSAEVTVVGADASATGAVTVATVELDGVDPGETDATLSVDALGDGEGSPYDVTATNGASVTVTQVSVGSFDPVTDPDGDGVYEDVNGDGEVDINDVQAAWTYRNSQAMTDNPELFDFNGDGAFDILDIQALFAQIE comes from the coding sequence ATGAACTCAGACACCACACCCCAGCGGTCCACCAGGACCCTCGCGGTCGTGCTCGCGGCGCTGACCGTCCTCTCGACGGTCGGCGGCGTCGCCAGCGCGGCCGGCGCCACGAGCCTCAGCGTATCGCCCGCCGAATCACAGATCGCGCCCGGAGAGACGACCACGGTCGAGGTCGTCCTCGACGACGCCGACGGCGGCGTCGGCGCCGGACAGATCGGCGTCGAGGTCGGCGACTCGAGCGTCGCGACCGTCGTCGACGTCAGCGCCGGGAACGACCCCGGCAGCGCGAGTCCGTCGATAGCCGACGACGGCTCGGCGGCGAGCGCGCTCTACGCGTTCGACGACACCGCCGACACCGGCGCGGTCACCGTGCTGACCGTCACCCTCCAGGGCCAGTCGGCCGGGTCGACCGACCTCTCGATCGTCTCGCCGGCCGAGGCAGGCGGGGTCGACCAGATCCTGGACTTCGCCGACGAGCAGGGCGGCACCTACGAACTCGGCGAGCTCGGCACCGCAACGGTGACCGTCCAGGCGGCCGAGGCGCCGGCCGACTTCCAGCTCTCGAATCTGGCCGTCGCCTCGCCGGCGACCCAGGGCGACTCGGTCGACGTCACCGCGACGGTCGACAACGCCGGCGACGCCGGAGGGACCCAGACGGTCTCGCTCTCGGTCGACGGGACGCAAGTCGACAGCCAGGACGTGACGCTGGCCGGCGGCGCGAGCCAGCAGGTCGGCTTCGCCGTGGAGACGAGCGACCTCTCGGTCGGCCAGCACGCCGTCGAGCTCTCGACCGAGAACGACACCGCGAGCGGGTCGCTGACCGTCGAGGCGTCGGACGACCAGCCCGCTCCGACTGGCGAACTCGACGTGACCCAGTCGGCCGACGGTCCGGTCGCGCCGGGCGGCACGGTCTCGATGACCGTCGAGGTCAACGCGACCGGCGTGAGCGCGCCCGTGCTCGACGTCGACCTGCCCGACGGCTGGACGGTCCAGGGCCAAACGGCCGAGGGCAACGCCAGCTTCGCCGACAACTCCACCGAGTGGATCTGGTTCGCCGACGACGTCGACCAGACGTACACCGTCGAGTACGCGGTGTCGGTCCCCGCCGACGCCGCGGAGGGCGAGTACACCGTCACCGCGTCGGCGTCCGGCATCGACGAGGCCGACCAGGAGGTGACCGACTCGACCCAGACGACGGTCACGGTCGCCCAGCAGCCCGTGAACCAGGCGCCGACCGCCGACGCCGGCGCCGACCAGACCGTCGAAGCGGGCGACTCGGTCTCCCTCGACGCGAGCGGGTCGAGCGACCCCGACGGCGACGACCTGACGTACGAGTGGACCCAGACCGCCGGTCCCGACGCGGCGCTGACCGGCGCCGACTCGGCGTCGCCCGGGTTCACCGCGCCCGACGTCGACGCCGCGACCGACCTGACGTTCGAGGTGACGGTGACCGACGCGACCGGCGCGACGGCCACCGACGCCGTCTCGGTGACGGTCCAGCCCGACCAGACCGCGCCCGCGGGGGCGACGGCGGTCGGCATCTCGCCGGCGGACGCCGACGTCATGGTCGGCGAGAGCGCCACGTTCGACGTGGTCGTCGAGAACGCCGACGCCGGCGTCGGCGCGTACTCGATCACCGTCTCGGTGGACGACCCCGAGACGGCGTCCATCGCGGGCGTCCAGCCCCTGAACGATCCGATGTTCCAGGAGACGACAGTCGCGGCCGACGGCTCCTCGGCCGAGGTCACGGTGGTCGGCGCAGACGCGAGCGCGACCGGCGCCGTGACCGTCGCGACCGTCGAACTCGACGGGGTCGACCCCGGCGAGACCGACGCGACGCTCTCGGTCGACGCGCTGGGCGACGGCGAGGGCTCGCCGTACGACGTGACCGCGACGAACGGCGCGTCGGTGACCGTCACCCAGGTCTCGGTCGGCAGCTTCGACCCCGTCACCGACCCCGACGGCGACGGCGTCTACGAGGACGTCAACGGCGACGGCGAGGTCGACATCAACGACGTCCAGGCCGCCTGGACCTACCGGAACAGCCAGGCGATGACGGACAACCCCGAACTGTTCGACTTCAACGGCGACGGGGCGTTCGACATCCTGGACATCCAGGCGCTGTTCGCCCAGATCGAGTGA
- a CDS encoding DUF5812 family protein, translated as MSDSDSAGEEKTSTFLVTHAEDDSAVLKDVRDGQVHTLSSNPGVEETDAVEATVASDPPMNLTWSVVEVEERRSLSTERSDEPPTAQEREVAADQDVGEVARRERAGEGEIHVLTVPPEDTEDAVADVLDDEATLSRAARLGVARVEVRAESGVVSVRYMP; from the coding sequence ATGAGCGACTCAGACTCCGCCGGCGAGGAGAAGACGAGCACGTTCCTCGTCACGCACGCCGAGGACGACTCGGCGGTGCTGAAGGACGTCCGCGACGGGCAGGTCCACACCCTCTCGTCGAACCCCGGCGTCGAGGAGACCGACGCCGTGGAGGCGACCGTCGCCTCGGACCCGCCGATGAACCTCACGTGGTCGGTCGTGGAGGTCGAGGAGCGCCGGTCCCTCTCGACCGAGCGCAGCGACGAGCCCCCGACCGCCCAGGAGCGGGAGGTCGCCGCCGACCAGGACGTCGGCGAGGTCGCCCGCCGGGAGCGGGCCGGCGAGGGCGAGATCCACGTCCTCACCGTCCCTCCGGAGGACACCGAGGACGCGGTCGCCGACGTGCTCGACGACGAGGCCACCCTCTCGCGAGCGGCCAGGCTCGGCGTCGCCCGGGTCGAGGTCCGGGCCGAGTCGGGCGTGGTCAGCGTTCGGTACATGCCGTAG
- a CDS encoding preprotein translocase subunit SecD, whose translation MDLRDNWRVILLAVFLVVSSVALFAPGIGGSGGGGDGAVVEEASDGPTNLKFGLELSGGTRIRAPVNGLTADSVDVPQGTTPATAERQVAGNLSGVTAADVSVRLAAARNQTTTVEVFSENLTEDEFGSALGQAGYDYETIRQGVTDETRNTIVRILRDKISQAGLSGGRVQQVTTANGENFVVIEMPNTNQTEVEDLVTQRGQVQIVATFPAQNQSGNGTQYREVPLLSQGDFTNIGTAQESRGIGPNVPVVLNQEAARNYSDAMQQWGFTTEGVSACNYRTNPEDPGYCLYTVVDGEVVYAASMGTDLARTFRQGQFVQDPGFVMSTTNMSEASELQIHLNAGSLPASLNMEQGTSYFLAPSLAEEFKLYSLITGLVAVLAVSAVVFLRYGDPKVAAPMLVTALSEVVILLGFAAAVSLPLDLSHIAGFIAVIGTGVDDLIIIADEVMSEGEVNSSRVFQNRFRKAFWVIGAAAATTIIAMSPLAVLSLGDLQGFAIVTILGVLIGVLVTRPAYGDILRSLLTDR comes from the coding sequence ATGGACCTCCGCGACAACTGGCGGGTCATCCTGCTCGCGGTCTTCCTCGTGGTCAGTTCGGTCGCGCTGTTCGCCCCCGGCATCGGCGGTAGCGGTGGCGGCGGCGACGGCGCCGTCGTCGAGGAGGCCAGCGACGGCCCGACGAACCTCAAGTTCGGCCTCGAACTCTCCGGCGGGACCCGCATCCGGGCGCCGGTCAACGGCCTGACCGCCGACAGCGTCGACGTGCCGCAGGGCACGACCCCGGCGACCGCCGAGCGACAGGTCGCCGGCAACCTCTCGGGAGTCACCGCCGCCGACGTGTCGGTGCGGCTGGCTGCCGCCCGGAACCAGACCACCACCGTCGAGGTGTTCAGCGAGAACCTCACCGAAGACGAGTTCGGCTCGGCGCTCGGGCAGGCCGGCTACGACTACGAGACCATCCGGCAGGGCGTCACCGACGAGACCCGGAACACCATCGTTCGCATCCTCCGGGACAAGATCTCGCAGGCCGGCCTCTCGGGCGGTCGCGTCCAGCAGGTGACGACCGCCAACGGCGAGAACTTCGTCGTCATCGAGATGCCCAACACCAACCAGACCGAGGTCGAGGACCTGGTGACCCAGCGCGGGCAGGTCCAGATCGTCGCCACGTTCCCCGCGCAGAACCAGAGCGGCAACGGCACCCAGTACCGGGAGGTCCCGCTGCTCTCGCAGGGCGACTTCACCAACATCGGGACCGCACAGGAGTCCCGGGGCATCGGGCCGAACGTCCCGGTGGTGCTCAACCAGGAGGCCGCCCGGAACTACTCGGACGCGATGCAGCAGTGGGGCTTCACCACCGAGGGCGTCAGCGCGTGTAACTACCGGACGAACCCCGAGGACCCCGGCTACTGCCTCTACACCGTCGTGGACGGCGAGGTCGTCTACGCCGCCAGCATGGGGACCGACCTCGCGAGGACCTTCCGGCAGGGACAGTTCGTCCAGGACCCCGGGTTCGTCATGAGCACGACGAACATGTCCGAGGCCAGCGAGCTCCAGATCCACCTCAACGCCGGGTCGCTGCCCGCCTCGCTCAACATGGAGCAAGGGACCTCGTACTTCCTCGCGCCCAGCCTGGCCGAGGAGTTCAAGCTCTACTCGCTCATCACCGGCCTGGTCGCGGTGCTGGCGGTCAGCGCCGTGGTCTTCCTCCGGTACGGTGACCCGAAGGTCGCCGCCCCGATGCTGGTGACGGCGCTGTCGGAGGTCGTCATCCTGCTCGGGTTCGCCGCGGCCGTCAGTCTCCCGCTCGACCTGAGCCACATCGCCGGGTTCATCGCGGTCATCGGGACCGGGGTCGACGACCTCATCATCATCGCCGACGAGGTGATGTCCGAGGGCGAGGTCAACTCCTCGCGGGTGTTCCAGAACCGGTTCCGCAAGGCGTTCTGGGTCATCGGCGCGGCCGCCGCGACCACCATCATCGCGATGAGCCCGCTGGCGGTGCTGAGCCTCGGCGACCTCCAGGGCTTCGCCATCGTCACCATCCTCGGCGTGCTCATCGGGGTGCTCGTCACCCGCCCCGCCTACGGCGACATCCTGCGGAGCCTGCTGACCGACCGGTAG